One genomic window of Microcoleus sp. AS-A8 includes the following:
- a CDS encoding DUF86 domain-containing protein, translating to MPSRDWRISIRDILQSIGGIERRTASMNFEEFQSDETVTKAVLYDFVIIGEASRNIPVNIQSHYPQIPWRLMAGMRNVVVHEYFQTNLRRIWETINNDLPCLVPQLQDLLEREAAEE from the coding sequence GTGCCTTCTAGAGACTGGCGGATAAGCATTCGGGATATTCTGCAATCTATTGGTGGAATTGAACGACGCACGGCAAGTATGAATTTTGAGGAATTTCAAAGCGATGAAACAGTTACAAAAGCTGTTCTCTACGACTTTGTGATTATTGGTGAGGCGTCAAGAAATATCCCTGTTAACATTCAGTCTCACTATCCTCAGATACCTTGGCGTCTGATGGCAGGTATGCGGAATGTTGTGGTTCACGAATATTTCCAGACTAACCTGCGGAGAATTTGGGAAACTATCAACAATGACCTCCCTTGCCTTGTGCCACAACTACAGGATTTGTTGGAACGTGAAGCGGCAGAAGAATAG
- a CDS encoding nucleotidyltransferase family protein: protein MKRDEVLAILAAHRAQLQELDVKSLELFGSVARDEARPDSDVDFLVEFNQPGGLFQLLRVQYYLEDILGCSVDLGTQDALREHLREPVLKDVIRAF, encoded by the coding sequence ATGAAGCGAGATGAAGTACTGGCAATTTTGGCAGCACATCGGGCACAGTTGCAGGAACTGGACGTGAAGTCCCTAGAGTTGTTTGGCTCAGTTGCACGGGATGAAGCTCGTCCTGACAGCGATGTAGACTTTTTGGTAGAGTTCAATCAACCAGGAGGGCTATTTCAACTCTTGCGGGTGCAGTACTACTTGGAGGATATCCTCGGATGTTCTGTGGATTTGGGAACTCAAGATGCGTTAAGGGAACATTTGCGAGAACCTGTGCTCAAGGATGTAATTCGTGCCTTCTAG
- a CDS encoding response regulator → MTHILVVEDDPSVRENLEEILETLNYKATSATTANEGIAILKSNTNFNLILCDIMTPDGDGFDVLSFVRGNPATASIPFIFLTAKIQKKDIRLGMGEGADDYLTKPFTIQEVQESIKSRLNRAKDNSIQSKLALSKTLESLVMPKLSDIIEQAEQIASKNSSDQEGLSLMKDLQIIRLTLDKFKLWLEK, encoded by the coding sequence ATGACTCACATATTAGTAGTGGAAGACGACCCTTCAGTTCGGGAAAATTTAGAAGAAATATTAGAGACGTTGAACTATAAAGCTACGTCAGCAACTACAGCCAATGAAGGTATTGCCATCTTAAAATCTAATACTAATTTCAATCTCATTTTGTGCGATATTATGACTCCCGATGGGGATGGATTTGATGTACTCTCATTTGTGAGAGGCAACCCAGCAACAGCCAGCATTCCTTTTATATTTCTGACCGCCAAAATTCAGAAAAAAGACATCCGCTTGGGAATGGGTGAAGGTGCAGACGATTACCTGACCAAGCCATTCACAATCCAAGAAGTTCAAGAAAGCATTAAATCAAGGCTAAATCGGGCAAAGGATAACTCGATTCAATCTAAACTCGCTTTGTCTAAAACCCTTGAATCCTTAGTCATGCCCAAACTCAGCGACATTATCGAGCAAGCTGAACAGATAGCCTCGAAGAATTCTTCTGATCAAGAAGGGCTATCTTTAATGAAAGATTTGCAAATCATTAGATTAACATTAGATAAATTCAAACTTTGGTTGGAAAAATAA
- a CDS encoding dynamin family protein, which yields MEISLISTEAVELLSRITGQKLNQRDLTPPVIFMAALITVLLGVMFVDGTITDEEKQRWQKTINRFIPPSGNSRQLAQLLTKGIRQNQVYKKLNDLQTLTAPLSESERLLLIGFGYEMSAADGDMDAREKKYLEAIANRLRINPRLLAVLEAGFTHQESVEPAALDDVHLLLAPARFHQLDTIFVKAASDMLAALPAKPEHKGTQQRLASSYGQLQEFQKYRKQLENLCYQVFQIIQDCNNRDFLPQTLAEDIGKVSQKLQSQRFRVAVVGVFSQGKSTLLNALLGEEIQPVRVIPCSGTVTVLKYGAQKRVVCYYKDKRTEEISLDQYQVKAAISEEAALGSLSEELVQSEIEEIVFEHPDLDLCRSGVEIVDSPGLDEENTRTAITLELIKGTDAVIFLANASRPLTKGEREFIQYLKVQLNSGKADEPAENLFLAVNFMDLLRREKDRQDVRQRIERFVQGENIIAGENRVHFISAQAALDAIFAGTEDEYLKAFQGFTQSIEKFLTVERGFLQIKQAVTKINTLIQEGLDGLQQAEKVLDGNVNLSEAEKQKIVEQIGEASGCDVRILHLAHKLIEDSIQEAAKSWDNWAEGLEDRIAAKSAEWYSECSPIWDKEKLIRDYADQFTRSLSAEIDEWWNKQVGDIILKHNLGSLDSKIYQEVEAIRSNFQILDRQISTNLNEQFSLMAAGKGGDILGIASAINPNESENDGGSGFLGGLGAGGLTVGALFFFTGLGLVPLLLAGGAAAAIGSFLFGGPSEEELHFQTKQKVYDLGFQKFSESEQETFNKVSENIVSIFDNRIESASDVIKVAISLYENLLEQQEKAHKETLEQRQAEKAFIAQKRQELEQVQKNIEAILPS from the coding sequence ATGGAAATTTCACTGATTAGTACTGAGGCAGTTGAGCTGTTGTCGCGCATCACTGGACAGAAGCTTAATCAACGAGATCTTACTCCTCCCGTAATTTTTATGGCTGCGTTGATAACCGTACTGCTGGGAGTAATGTTTGTAGATGGCACAATTACAGACGAGGAAAAGCAACGCTGGCAGAAAACCATCAATCGATTTATTCCCCCAAGCGGAAATTCACGTCAATTAGCGCAACTATTAACTAAGGGAATCCGACAAAATCAGGTTTATAAAAAGCTTAATGATTTACAAACGCTAACGGCTCCACTTTCAGAATCAGAGAGACTGTTGCTGATTGGGTTTGGCTATGAAATGTCGGCAGCAGATGGAGACATGGATGCCCGTGAAAAGAAGTATTTAGAGGCAATTGCCAATCGGCTAAGGATTAACCCGCGACTCTTGGCAGTTCTCGAAGCTGGATTCACCCATCAAGAAAGTGTAGAGCCAGCAGCTTTAGATGATGTACATCTTTTACTCGCTCCGGCTAGGTTCCATCAACTGGATACTATATTTGTTAAGGCCGCAAGTGATATGTTGGCAGCTCTACCTGCTAAACCTGAACATAAAGGGACTCAACAGCGCTTAGCTTCGTCTTATGGACAATTGCAAGAGTTCCAGAAGTACCGGAAGCAACTAGAAAATCTTTGTTATCAGGTTTTTCAGATAATTCAAGACTGCAACAATCGTGATTTCCTACCTCAGACTTTAGCAGAGGACATAGGTAAGGTATCTCAAAAATTACAATCTCAGCGTTTTCGTGTGGCAGTTGTAGGTGTGTTTAGTCAAGGGAAATCAACCTTACTAAATGCTTTGCTCGGTGAAGAGATTCAACCTGTGAGAGTGATTCCCTGTAGTGGCACCGTGACAGTTTTGAAATATGGAGCGCAGAAGAGGGTAGTTTGTTATTACAAAGATAAACGCACCGAAGAGATTTCTTTAGATCAGTACCAAGTTAAAGCAGCAATTTCTGAAGAAGCAGCACTGGGTAGTCTCAGTGAAGAACTAGTACAATCTGAGATTGAAGAGATTGTTTTTGAGCATCCTGATTTAGATTTATGTCGCAGTGGCGTGGAAATCGTTGATTCTCCAGGCTTAGATGAAGAGAATACCCGGACTGCCATTACTCTAGAATTAATTAAGGGAACTGATGCGGTCATTTTCCTAGCAAATGCCTCGCGTCCTCTGACTAAAGGAGAACGTGAGTTTATACAATATTTGAAGGTTCAGCTAAATAGTGGAAAAGCTGATGAACCTGCGGAAAATCTATTTTTAGCAGTTAATTTCATGGATTTGCTGCGGCGTGAAAAAGATCGTCAGGACGTGCGACAGCGAATTGAAAGATTTGTGCAAGGCGAAAATATTATCGCCGGTGAAAACCGCGTTCACTTCATTTCTGCTCAAGCTGCACTGGATGCAATTTTTGCAGGAACTGAAGATGAGTATCTGAAAGCCTTCCAGGGTTTCACCCAGTCCATCGAGAAATTCCTAACGGTTGAGCGCGGCTTTCTTCAAATCAAGCAAGCTGTTACTAAAATCAATACTTTGATTCAAGAGGGTTTAGATGGACTGCAACAAGCTGAGAAAGTTTTAGATGGCAACGTCAATCTTTCTGAAGCAGAAAAACAGAAAATTGTGGAACAGATTGGGGAAGCTAGTGGGTGTGATGTCAGAATCCTGCATTTGGCTCATAAGCTAATAGAAGATTCTATTCAGGAGGCAGCTAAATCTTGGGATAACTGGGCAGAGGGATTAGAAGATCGCATAGCGGCAAAAAGTGCTGAATGGTATTCTGAATGTTCACCTATCTGGGATAAGGAAAAATTAATTCGAGACTATGCTGATCAATTTACTCGTTCTCTATCAGCCGAGATAGATGAGTGGTGGAATAAACAGGTAGGAGATATTATCTTAAAGCATAATCTGGGAAGCTTAGACAGCAAAATATACCAGGAAGTAGAAGCTATAAGATCTAATTTCCAGATTCTTGATCGTCAGATCAGCACTAACCTTAATGAACAGTTTAGCCTTATGGCTGCGGGGAAGGGAGGAGATATATTGGGTATTGCTTCAGCAATTAATCCCAATGAAAGTGAGAATGACGGTGGAAGTGGCTTTCTGGGCGGTCTTGGAGCAGGTGGATTAACAGTTGGTGCATTGTTTTTCTTTACGGGACTTGGGCTTGTACCATTACTTCTGGCTGGGGGAGCGGCTGCGGCAATTGGGTCATTTTTGTTCGGGGGACCGAGTGAAGAAGAGCTTCACTTTCAAACTAAACAGAAGGTCTATGATTTAGGATTTCAAAAGTTTTCTGAATCCGAACAAGAGACCTTTAACAAGGTCAGTGAAAATATCGTCTCAATCTTTGATAACCGAATTGAGTCAGCAAGCGACGTTATTAAGGTGGCAATATCACTCTATGAAAACCTGCTAGAGCAACAAGAAAAAGCTCACAAAGAAACACTGGAACAACGTCAGGCTGAAAAAGCATTTATCGCGCAGAAGCGTCAGGAACTTGAGCAGGTACAGAAGAATATCGAGGCAATTCTCCCTTCCTAA